One window of Lytechinus variegatus isolate NC3 chromosome 2, Lvar_3.0, whole genome shotgun sequence genomic DNA carries:
- the LOC121409016 gene encoding external NADH-ubiquinone oxidoreductase 1, mitochondrial-like, with product MEKYATCLQKLLKMHSGFRGQNCISLSTWLRPVIPRSHQQIHTGRMLSRSSLHCRSCCSVTKFQRGRITRSQSLRKSSTPSSYSAAADPSLAPSTVTQASKVSRPGSRQKLVILGTGWGSYSVLKNIDKSLYDVVVVSPRNHFLFTPLLASTTVGTLEFRSIIEPVRNTGFRQSDHFHLAEAVKLDTKKKADFKAR from the exons ATGGAAAAGTATGCTACATGTCTccaaaaattgttgaaaatgcaTTCCGGCTTCAGAGGTCAGAATTGCATTTCTCTCAGCACCTGGCTTCGACCTGTCATCCCTAGAAGTCATCAGCAGATCCATACAGGAAGGATGCTCTCTCGAAGCTCACTGCATTGTAGGTCGTGTTGCTCAGTAACAAAGTTCCAAAGAGGAAGGATCACCAGATCTCAATCTCTCAGAAAATCGTCCACCCCCTCATCATACTCTGCAGCTGCTGATCCATCTCTGGCACCATCAACAGTAACACAGGCGTCAAAGGTCTCCAGACCTGGAAGTCGTCAAAAGCTTGTCATACTAGGGACTGGATGGGGTAGCTACAGTGTCTTGAAGAACATTGACAAGTCACTATACGATGTAGTGGTTGTTAGTCCCAGGAACCACTTCCTCTTTACCCCTCTTTTAGCGAGCACAACAGTTGGAACCTTAGAATTCAG GAGTATCATTGAGCCAGTAAGGAACACAGGATTTCGTCAGAGTGACCATTTTCATCTTGCAGAGGCTGTTAAATTGGATACAAAGAAGAAG GCAGACTTCAAAGCAAGATAA